Proteins encoded within one genomic window of Pectobacterium araliae:
- the nuoE gene encoding NADH-quinone oxidoreductase subunit NuoE, with translation MHDHNNHDHIDALGQPAADSLTKDNTFVLSDAERDAIEHEKHHYEDARAASIEALKIVQKERGWVPDGAIHAIADLLGIPASDVEGVATFYSQIFRQPVGRHIIRYCDSVVCHINGYQGVQAALERKLSIKPGQTTFDGRFTLLPTCCLGNCDKGPSMMIDDDTHSHVTPEGIETLLEQYQ, from the coding sequence ATGCATGATCACAACAATCACGATCATATTGACGCTCTGGGACAACCGGCAGCCGACTCACTGACAAAAGACAATACTTTTGTATTGAGTGACGCCGAACGTGACGCCATTGAGCACGAAAAACATCACTACGAGGATGCACGCGCGGCGTCAATCGAAGCACTGAAAATTGTGCAAAAAGAACGCGGCTGGGTGCCGGATGGTGCTATTCACGCGATTGCCGACTTACTGGGTATCCCTGCCAGTGACGTGGAAGGTGTGGCGACGTTCTACAGCCAGATTTTCCGTCAGCCTGTCGGGCGTCATATTATTCGCTATTGCGACAGCGTTGTGTGCCACATCAATGGCTATCAGGGCGTTCAGGCAGCGCTGGAGCGTAAGCTAAGCATCAAACCGGGACAGACAACGTTCGATGGACGTTTCACACTGTTGCCGACCTGCTGCCTGGGGAACTGTGACAAGGGGCCGTCAATGATGATTGACGATGATACCCACAGCCATGTGACGCCGGAAGGTATTGAAACGTTATTGGAGCAGTATCAATGA